One genomic segment of Stigmatopora argus isolate UIUO_Sarg chromosome 1, RoL_Sarg_1.0, whole genome shotgun sequence includes these proteins:
- the trh gene encoding pro-thyrotropin-releasing hormone, whose amino-acid sequence MKSTCLLFLACVLLCNLVMMCRTQSISSEEEAGPSTVDDLLLQRAQKLLLLRSILTSMPDQDGAQPSPGGRLTKRQHPGRRSSEDVEDDGDEDEDEDYLVVERRQHPGKRSTVGRVWEPLVMVEASKRQHPGKRYSVVTRTRRQHPGKRRPDDDDMEDDDEDLLLLDKRQHPGKRFWGAPQLTTTGPCEGVSDPVMCVKTNLLLDFFDAKPAEEKRQHPGRRFASDLRGE is encoded by the exons ATGAAGTCGACTTGCCTGCTCTTCCTGGCTTGTGTCCTGCTCTGCAACTTGGTGATGATGTGCAGGACGCAAAGTATCTCATCTGAGGAAGAAGCGGGACCAAGCACCGTTGATGACCTACTCTTGCAAAGAGCCCAGAAGCTATTGCTGCTGCGCTCCATCCTGACAAGCATGCCAGACCAAGACG GCGCTCAACCCTCTCCAGGCGGACGGTTGACCAAGCGACAGCATCCGGGCAGGAGGTCCAGCGAGGATGTGGAAGATGACggtgatgaagatgaagatgaagactaCCTGGTGGTTGAGAGGAGGCAGCACCCTGGAAAGCGCTCGACGGTGGGACGCGTTTGGGAGCCCCTGGTGATGGTTGAAGCTTCCAAGCGGCAGCACCCCGGTAAGCGCTATTCCGTGGTGACGCGCACCCGGCGGCAACACCCCGGCAAGCGGCGGCCGGACGACGACGATAtggaggacgacgacgaggacCTCCTGCTCCTGGATAAACGCCAGCACCCGGGCAAACGCTTTTGGGGGGCTCCACAATTAACCACCACGGGTCCGTGTGAAGGGGTCTCGGACCCAGTCATGTGTGTCAAGACCAATCTGCTGCTCGACTTTTTCGACGCCAAGCCTGCCGAGGAGAAGAGACAACACCCGGGCAGACGGTTTGCGTCTGATCTTCGCGGAGAATAG